Genomic DNA from Alkalihalobacterium alkalinitrilicum:
GCTTCAATTGTCTCATACATTAACTTGGCAAGTAGGCCAAGAGAAAAGATAAATAAAGCAATAATACCAGGGAAAACACCTACACCAAAAATTCCAACGAAAATAATGGCGAGTAAAATGTCAGGAATCGTTCGTAATACATTCATGATAAAACGAACGGGTTGGTGGATCCATGGGCTTGGAAATAGGTTTGCTGCTGATAATAAAAAAATAGGAATACTAATAATGGCGGCAAGCGTTGTTGCGATGATAGCCATATGTATGGTTTCGGCTAGCTTATCCCAAACTTGTGGTGCGTAAGCCAAGTTTGGAGGAAACAAATCCGTTGTAATTCGCTGAAAGCCACTCCATCCTCGAATAAGATCTCCTGGTGTGGACCGGGTTGCCCAAGATGTGTAAATGTATACTCCGACGATTGCGATTAAAATAAGGGTCATTCTTAGTTTAGCTTTTGAGGATATAACACCTTTTATTTCGGGATTACTCATCGTCTTGACCTCCTACAAGGTCATCCTCTCGAATTTTTCGACCGTATATTTCTTCGAATGTTTGTTCAGATACTTCACTAGAAGGACCATCAAATACAACTTCTCCTGCACGCATACCAATAATACGGTCAGCATACTCCATGGCCATGTCAATAAAGTGGAGGTTAACAATCGTCGTAATATTGTCTTCCTTGTTTACTTTACGTAAATAGGTCATGACCTGATGAGATGTTGGTGGGTCAAGGCTCGCAACGGGCTCATCGGCAAGAATAATTTTCGGCTGTTGAGTTAGAACACGAGCAATAGCAACCCGTTGTTGTTGACCACCACTAAGCTGATCCGCTCTTTGGTATACTTTCTCAGCAATATTTACACGTTGAAGGCTGTTATAAGCTAAAGCAATATCTTCTTTTGAATATAAGTTTAATAGACTTCGTAAAGTACTTGTATGTCCTAAGCGTCCAGAAATAACATTCTTCATAACAGTGGAACGTTTGACTAAGTTATAGTTCTGAAAGATCATTCCAACTTCTGTACGAAGCTTACGGAGTTTACGTTGTTTATA
This window encodes:
- the phnE gene encoding phosphonate ABC transporter, permease protein PhnE, whose translation is MSNPEIKGVISSKAKLRMTLILIAIVGVYIYTSWATRSTPGDLIRGWSGFQRITTDLFPPNLAYAPQVWDKLAETIHMAIIATTLAAIISIPIFLLSAANLFPSPWIHQPVRFIMNVLRTIPDILLAIIFVGIFGVGVFPGIIALFIFSLGLLAKLMYETIEAIDMNPLDAIRASGGNTLQVIWYAVLPQVLPQFVSFSLYVFEVNVRASTVLGFVGAGGIGLLLQQQISFFNYPRVMTIIIIIFVAVIIIDYISNKIRERIV
- the phnC gene encoding phosphonate ABC transporter ATP-binding protein; this translates as MIEFKDVSLVYPNGTQGLKNVNLKINQGEFVVIVGLSGAGKSTLIRSMNRLVTPTNGELLIDEEDILKYKQRKLRKLRTEVGMIFQNYNLVKRSTVMKNVISGRLGHTSTLRSLLNLYSKEDIALAYNSLQRVNIAEKVYQRADQLSGGQQQRVAIARVLTQQPKIILADEPVASLDPPTSHQVMTYLRKVNKEDNITTIVNLHFIDMAMEYADRIIGMRAGEVVFDGPSSEVSEQTFEEIYGRKIREDDLVGGQDDE